GGCATCCCCTCCGTCGTGATCTTCGGACCGGCCCCGCCCGAGGCCTGGGGTCCGCCCGTGAGCGGACCGCACACCGTCCTGACCGACGCGTCGCTGCGGCGGGGAGACGTCTTCTCGGCCGAACCCGACCCGGCGCTGCTCGCCGTGCAGGTCGACGACGTCCTGGCCGCCCTCGATCTGCTGCCCGTGCGCACCGAGGCGCACCTCAGGCGGTCCGCAGGCGCACTGCCGGGCGCACCGGCGTGACGGTGGCGACGCGGGTGCGGGAGGCGCGCGGCTGATGCAGGCGCGAGGGGGCGCCGAGCCGGTCGGCGAGCTGCGCGAGGGTGCGGCGCTGCAGGCGCGAGACCTGCATCTGCGTCGTCCCGAGAGCATCGGCGATCTGCTGCTGGGTCATCTCCTCGACGAAGCGCATGCGCAGCAGCTCACGCTGCGCCTCCTCGAGCTGCGCGAGAGCGGACGCCAGGCCGTGGCTCCGGTCGATCGACGCGAGTCTCGCGTCGTCGCCGCCGAGGGTCTCGCCGAGCCGCACTCCCGCGTCGCCCACGGTCTCGTCGAGCGAGAGGGGGTGCCCCGCCGAGCGGGCGTCGGCGACCTCCGAGGGCTCGACGCCCAGACGACGGGCGATCTCGCCGTCGGAGGGGTGGCGACCGAGCTCCTGCGCCAGCTCGTCGGCGACGACGGCCGAGCGTCGGTGCAGCTCCTGCACACCGCGCGGCGGCCGGATCATCCAGCCCAGGTCGCGGAGGTGCCGCTTGAGCTCGCCGGTGATGGTGGGCACCGCGAAGGCGGCGAAGCTGGCGCCCCGCTCGGGAGTGAAGCGGCGGGCGGCCTTGACCAGGCCCACGTAGGCGACCTGGCGGAGATCGGCCCAGTCGCCGCCTCCTCGGGACACCCGTCGGGCCACGGCCTCGGCCAGGCCCAGGTGGTCGAGCACGATGCGCTCGCGGATGCGGTCGCCCTCCGTCGGGTCCGCCTCGAGTGCGGCCTGGAACAGCGACAGAGTCCGCGCGTCCTTCTCCTCGCGCGCCGACTCCGTGAGCGGCGCGGGACGGTCCGCAGTGACGAGGGTGATCGTGCTCATCGGGACTCCTTTCGGTGCTGGCCTTCTTCAGTGCCGCCGCCTTGTGGGCAGGCTGCCGCTCGGGTCCGGGGCGGCGGTGGCGCATCGCTCGGCGTCGAGCGGCCTCGGCGAGAAGCTCTCGGCCCACAGCACCACTGCTCCTGCCCGGAGGGGAGTCCGTTGACTCGGAGCACTGCTTCGCGGTACAAGTACTGATCCCTCGAACGGGGTGCGGCAGGGGTGGCTCCCGGCCCGCCGCGGCTAGAATCGGCGCTGTATGTCTGAGCTCACTCCGCCCCTGGATCGCGCACCCGACGCGCACCCGTTCACCACCGCGACCGGGAGCGACGTGCGCGTGCGCTTCTGCCCGTCGCCCACCGGCACGCCGCACGTCGGCCTCATCCGCACCGCTCTGTTCAACTGGGCCTACGCGCGGCACACCGGAGGCACCTTCGTCTTCCGCATCGAGGACACCGACGCCGCGCGCGACAGCGAGGAGAGCTTCGAGCAGATCGTCGACGCGCTGCGCTGGCTGAAGCTCGACTGGGACGAGGGCGTCGGAGTCGGCGGCCCGCACGGCCCCTACCGCCAGTCCGAGCGGAGCGACGTCTACCTCGACGTGATCGCGCGCCTGCTCGCCTCCGGTCACCTCTACGAGAGCTACTCCACGGCCGAGGAGATCGACGCCCGCAACGAGGCGGCCGGCCGCGCGAAGCAGCACGGCTACGACAACCACGACCGCGGTCTCACCGAGGAGCAGCGGGCCGCCTTCCGCGCCGAGGGCCGGCAGCCGGCGCTCCGCCTCCGCGTGCCCGACGCCGATCTGTCGTTCGACGACCTGGTGCGCGGCCCGATCACGTTCCCCGCCGGGTCCTTCAGCGACTTCGTCGTCGTCCGCCCCAACGGCCAGCCGCTCTACACGCTGGTGAACCCGGTCGACGACGCGATCATGCAGATCACGCACGTCCTGCGCGGCGAGGACATCCTCCCCTCGACCGCCCGCCAGATCGCGCTGTACCACGCGCTCATCGACATCGGGCTGACGACCTTCGTGCCGCGCTTCGGCCACCTGCCCTACGTCATGGGCGAGGGCAACAAGAAGCTCTCGAAGCGCGACCCGTCCTCGAACCTGTTCCACCACCGCGACCGCGGCTTCATCCCCGAGGGCCTCGTCAACTACCTGGCGCTCCTCGGCTGGTCGCTGACCCACGACCGCGACGTGTTCTCGATCGACGAGATGGTCGCCGCGTTCGACGTCGCCGACGTGAACCCGAACCCGGCCCGCTTCGACCTCAAGAAGGCCGAGTCGATCAACGGCGATCACATCCGCCTCCTCGCGGTCGACGACTTCACCGAGCGCACCGTGCCGTACCTGATCGCCGCGGGCGTGCTCCCGGGCGCGCCCACCGAGGATCAGCGCGCCGTTCTCGACGCGGCCGCGCCCCTCGTGCAGGAGCGCATCGGCCTGCTCGGCGAGGCGCCCGGCATGCTCGGCTTCCTCTTCACCACCGCTGACGCGCTCGAGTACGACGAGGACGCGCTGAAGGGCCTGCCCGCGAACGCCGGCGAGGTGCTGGCCGCCTCCGTCGGCGCGCTCGAGCTCGTGCCCGAGGGGGAGTGGCTGACGGCGTCGGTCCAGGAGGCGCTCGCCTCCGCCCTCATCGAGGGCCTCGGTCTCAAGCCGCGCATCGCCTACGGCCCGCTGCGGACCGCGATCTCGGGCCGCCGGGTGTCGCCTCCGCTGTTCGAGTCGATGGAGATCCTCGGCAAGGCCGAGTCGATCGCCCGCCTCGTGCGCCTGTCCTCCCGGCTCGCCTGATCATGCGCGAGGCAGTGGGAGGCCGTTACGACGTCGTCGTGATCGGCGCGGGACCGGCCGGGCTCTCGGCGGCGCTCAACCTCGTCCGCGCGCGCCGGAGCGTGCTGATGCTCGACAGCAACCGCCCCCGCAACGCGGCGACGCTCCACTCGCACGGCTTCATCACGCGCGACGGCATCTCGCCGCTCGAGCTGCGCCGGCTGGGCCGCGAGGAGTTCGAGGCGTACGAGGCCGCCGAGGTGCACAACTGCCTCGTGACCTCCGTCGAGCGCTCGGGAGGCGAGTTCATCGTCTCGGCCCGCGGCGTCCGCGGCTCGGCCGACCGCCGCGTCATGGCCACCGCCGTGGTCGTCGCGGGCGGCCTCTCCGAGCGGCTGCCCGCCCTGCCGAGCCTGCGCGCCTACTACGGCACCGCTGTGCACAGCTGCATGGAGTGCGACGGCTACGAGAAGGCCGGCGAGGCGCTCGCGCTGATCGGCGAGACCGACGATCTCGCCGAGCGCGCCATGCTGCTCTCGCAGTGGTCGACCGACCTCGTCGTCTTCACCAACGGCGTCGGAGTCGTCAGCGACGCCGACGAGACCCTGCTCGGCTCGATCGGCGTGCGCATCGAGCGCCGTCCCGTCGCCGACCTGACGGGGGAGCGGGCCGTCATGACCGGCGTCGCGCTGGCCGACGGCGACGTGATCCCGCGCACCGGCGCCTTCGTCCGCCCGGTGTGGGTGCCCGTGCTCGACTACCTCGACGCCGCGGGGCCCGAGCGCGACGCCGAGGGCTTCCTCCGCGTCGACGGCGGAGGACGCACCTCGGTGCCCGGCCTCTACGGCGCGGGCGAGGTGACCGCTCCCGGACCGCAGCAGCTGATCGTCGCCGCAGGCTCCGGAGCGCGGGTCGCCTCGGCCCTCAACCGCGACCTCGTGCGGGCCCGTCTCGGCGAGGCGGCCCCGGAGTCCGAGCAGATCGCGATCCCCGATTTGAGCAGCGTGCGCCCGTAGGGTACTGTCGTCTCTCGGCGCTGGAACTCGTTCCGGCCGCCGCCTGGTCATCGGGCTCAGCCCCGGATGACCATTGGGGTATGGTGTAATTGGCAACACGGCTGATTCTGGTTCAGTTGTTCTTGGTTCGAGTCCAGGTACCCCAGCATTTCGTCCGCTCCGTGATCGGTCGCTGGTCTGCACTGATGTCCGCAGGACTCATGGCTGGCGCCTGATCATCATCCTGGTGGTCCTCTCGCCGCTGGTCGTCGTCGCCATCGGCATCCCCGTCTCGATCGCGCAGGGCCGCGCCCGCCGCGACGCGGGTCCGGTGACGCATCCGCGGGTCGACACGCTGTCGATCGTCGCCTTCGTGCTCTCCTTCATCGTCGGGATCGCCGGCGTCGTCCTCGGCCACACGGCCCGCTCGCAGCTCCTCGACAACGGCGAGGCCGGCTGGGGCTTCGCGACCTTCGCCCTCTTCCTCGGCTACCTGTCGACGGTGCTCGCCGTGCTCGCAGTGCTCTCTGTCGTCGTCACCGTCTTCGCGATCATGGCGGCGGCCTGAGGAAGGCGTTTCGCGCCGGCCTCCATTCGGAACCTGTTCTGAATTAGAGTGGGCAGATGGCTGCCATCAAGTCCGCTCGCACGTTCCAGTCGTCCGAGCTGAGCAGGAACTCACGTGAAGTCTTCGCCGCTGCCGATGAGCACCCGATCGAGGTGACGCGTCGAGACGGAGACGACCTCGTGCTGATGTCGAAGCGCGAGGCGGAGTCTCGCGAGCGGCTCCTCGAGCTCGCGGCTCAGCTGATCGCGGTGTCGACGGACGACCGGGGCACTCTCGGCGACCGGATGTCGACCGTCTTCCCCTGGATGCTCGCCCTCACCGCAGAGGACAGGGAGTCGTGCGCCACCCAGCTCCTCGACGCGGCACGGGCCTCCTTCGCCACCGGCCAGGCGCATCTCGCGATCGCCGAGACGATCTCGTGGAAGGAGACGGCGACGGCCCTCGCCGCCGGACTCGGGACGACCCGAGTCGACTGGCTCGAGGTCGACGGCGTCGTCGTCGAACGCCCCTAGGGATGGCGAGGAACGACCGGGTGGACCGTCCGCGGAAGAAGGGCGAGTACGAGATCCGCTTCGCCTCGGTGCAGGCTCAGAGGGGCTGGACTGACCTTCGCGCAACGTCTCGGAACGCGCTCGCCGACGCGTGGGACTTCCTCGTCCGCACCCCGACGCAGACGACTCCGACGAACTACCGCCTGCGGGGCGAGCTGGCGAGTGTGACTCGCGCCGGCAGCACCCACGACCGCTGGCAGCACAAGCTGACCCAGCACGGCGACGCTCGAATCTGGTTCTTCGTGAGCGAACAGGTCGTCCACCTCGAGCAGGTGCACACCCACCATCCGAACGCGACGAAGTGATCGGCACGCACTCCCGGGCTGCGTTGCGTCTCATCGCCGACCACTCCTCGGTGTGCGCCGACCGGCACGGGCCTGCGACACGTCGGTGACATCGTTCGCCGCGTCGACCGCGGCGCGATCAGAAGTAGCGCCCGAGGTGCTGCCGCAGTGGTTCGTCGCACACGTAGACGTAGGTCCCGCGGATTCCGCGCGTCAGCAGCACCGTGTAGATGTTGCGGACGTAGGAGAGCAGATCCTCGTCGGTGTAGG
The genomic region above belongs to Rathayibacter sp. VKM Ac-2759 and contains:
- a CDS encoding sigma-70 family RNA polymerase sigma factor — translated: MSTITLVTADRPAPLTESAREEKDARTLSLFQAALEADPTEGDRIRERIVLDHLGLAEAVARRVSRGGGDWADLRQVAYVGLVKAARRFTPERGASFAAFAVPTITGELKRHLRDLGWMIRPPRGVQELHRRSAVVADELAQELGRHPSDGEIARRLGVEPSEVADARSAGHPLSLDETVGDAGVRLGETLGGDDARLASIDRSHGLASALAQLEEAQRELLRMRFVEEMTQQQIADALGTTQMQVSRLQRRTLAQLADRLGAPSRLHQPRASRTRVATVTPVRPAVRLRTA
- the gltX gene encoding glutamate--tRNA ligase, whose product is MSELTPPLDRAPDAHPFTTATGSDVRVRFCPSPTGTPHVGLIRTALFNWAYARHTGGTFVFRIEDTDAARDSEESFEQIVDALRWLKLDWDEGVGVGGPHGPYRQSERSDVYLDVIARLLASGHLYESYSTAEEIDARNEAAGRAKQHGYDNHDRGLTEEQRAAFRAEGRQPALRLRVPDADLSFDDLVRGPITFPAGSFSDFVVVRPNGQPLYTLVNPVDDAIMQITHVLRGEDILPSTARQIALYHALIDIGLTTFVPRFGHLPYVMGEGNKKLSKRDPSSNLFHHRDRGFIPEGLVNYLALLGWSLTHDRDVFSIDEMVAAFDVADVNPNPARFDLKKAESINGDHIRLLAVDDFTERTVPYLIAAGVLPGAPTEDQRAVLDAAAPLVQERIGLLGEAPGMLGFLFTTADALEYDEDALKGLPANAGEVLAASVGALELVPEGEWLTASVQEALASALIEGLGLKPRIAYGPLRTAISGRRVSPPLFESMEILGKAESIARLVRLSSRLA
- a CDS encoding NAD(P)/FAD-dependent oxidoreductase — protein: MREAVGGRYDVVVIGAGPAGLSAALNLVRARRSVLMLDSNRPRNAATLHSHGFITRDGISPLELRRLGREEFEAYEAAEVHNCLVTSVERSGGEFIVSARGVRGSADRRVMATAVVVAGGLSERLPALPSLRAYYGTAVHSCMECDGYEKAGEALALIGETDDLAERAMLLSQWSTDLVVFTNGVGVVSDADETLLGSIGVRIERRPVADLTGERAVMTGVALADGDVIPRTGAFVRPVWVPVLDYLDAAGPERDAEGFLRVDGGGRTSVPGLYGAGEVTAPGPQQLIVAAGSGARVASALNRDLVRARLGEAAPESEQIAIPDLSSVRP
- a CDS encoding DUF4190 domain-containing protein, whose product is MVLSPLVVVAIGIPVSIAQGRARRDAGPVTHPRVDTLSIVAFVLSFIVGIAGVVLGHTARSQLLDNGEAGWGFATFALFLGYLSTVLAVLAVLSVVVTVFAIMAAA
- a CDS encoding prevent-host-death protein, yielding MAAIKSARTFQSSELSRNSREVFAAADEHPIEVTRRDGDDLVLMSKREAESRERLLELAAQLIAVSTDDRGTLGDRMSTVFPWMLALTAEDRESCATQLLDAARASFATGQAHLAIAETISWKETATALAAGLGTTRVDWLEVDGVVVERP